One genomic segment of Danio rerio strain Tuebingen ecotype United States chromosome 11, GRCz12tu, whole genome shotgun sequence includes these proteins:
- the alas1 gene encoding 5-aminolevulinate synthase, non-specific, mitochondrial (The RefSeq protein has 2 substitutions compared to this genomic sequence) → MDAIIRCPFLSRVPQTFLQQARKSLVAYAVKCPVMMDLASRPLLRPLCSSSASFQKVEDSSSAGHEASDAPAVPAGHPAPPAGHASASKCPFLAAEMSQKNSGVVRQASMALQEDVSEVRTVQKDVSASALTPLKDGMNGGNLMKKLMKQRPAHVSHLLQDNMPKNVSSFRYDEFFEKKIEEKKSDHTYRVFKTVNRRATEFPMADDYTESLSFKRNVSVWCSNDYLGMSRHPRVVQTIMDTLGKHGSGAGGTRNISGTSKFHVDLEHELADLHGKDAALLFTSCFVANDSTLFTLAKMMPGCEIYSDAGNHASMIQGIRNSGAKKFIFRHNDAKHLRELLEKSDPSTPKIVAFETVHSMDGAVCPLEQLCDVAHEFGAVTFVDEVHAVGLYGPRGGGIGDRDSVMHKMDIISGTLGKAFGCVGGYIASTHALVDTVRSYAAGFIFTTSLPPMLLSGARQSVQILKSEEGRTLRRKHQRNVTLLRQMLMDSGLPVIHCPSHIIPVRVADAEKNTEVCDIMMSRYNIYVQAINYPTVARGEELLRIAPTPHHTPQMMKYFVDKLTQTWTEVGLPLKPHSSAECNFCRQPLHFEIMSEREKSYFSGLSQPISACG, encoded by the exons TTCCTCCAGCAAGCCAGGAAGTCTCTGGTGGCGTATGCGGTGAAGTGTCCTGTGATGATGGATCTGGCCTCCAGACCCCTGCTGCGCCCGCTCTGCTCCTCTAGCGCCAGCTTCCAGAAGGTGGAAGACTCCTCTGCGGCCGGACATG aaGCCAGTGATGCTCCTGCAGTGCCCGCTGGTCACCCTGCTCCTGCAGCCGGGCATGCCTCCGCCTCTAAATGCCCGTTTCTGGCAGCAGAGATGAGCCAGAAGAACAGCGGTGTGGTCCGGCAGGCCAGCATGGCTCTCCAGGAGGATGTTTCTGAAGTTCGCACCGTGCAGAAAG ACGTCTCTGCATCGGCGCTCACTCCTCTGAAGGACGGCATGAATGGAGGAAACCTGATGAAGAAGCTGATGAAGCAGCGTCCCGCTCACGTCTCTCACCTGCTGCAGGACAACATGCCCAAAA ATGTGTCCAGCTTTCGTTATGATGAGTTCTTTGAGAAGAAGATCGAGGAGAAGAAGAGCGATCATACGTACCGCGTCTTTAAAACGGTGAACCGCAGAGCCACAGAGTTCCCCATGGCGGACGACTACACCGAGTCTTTATCCTTCAAGAGGAACGTGTCTGTGTGGTGCAGTAATGACTATCTGGGCATGAGCCGCCACCCGCGCGTCGTCCAGACCATCAT GGACACTTTAGGAAAGCATGGCTCTGGAGCCGGAGGGACCAGGAATATTTCGGGCACCAGTAAGTTTCATGTGGATCTGGAGCACGAGCTGGCGGATCTCCACGGGAAAGACGCCGCTCTGCTCTTCACCTCCTGCTTTGTGGCTAATGACTCTACGCTCTTCACCCTCGCCAAGATGATGCCGG GTTGTGAGATCTATTCAGACGCAGGCAATCACGCCTCAATGATTCAGGGCATCAGGAACAGCGGCGCCAAGAAGTTTATCTTCCGTCACAACGACGCCAAACATCTACGAGAGCTTCTGGAGAAATCCGATCCGTCCACTCCCAAGATTGTGGCCTTTGAGACGGTGCACTCCATGGACG gcgCAGTGTGTCCACTGGAGCAGCTGTGTGATGTGGCTCATGAGTTCGGCGCGGTCACCTTCGTGGATGAGGTGCATGCGGTGGGTCTGTACGGGCCCCGCGGTGGCGGCATCGGCGATCGGGACTCGGTCATGCACAAGATGGACATCATCTCGGGCACTCTGG gcAAGGCGTTCGGCTGTGTGGGCGGGTACATCGCCAGCACACACGCGCTGGTGGACACGGTGCGCTCGTACGCGGCCGGCTTCATCTTCACCACGTCTCTGCCGCCGATGCTGCTGTCGGGCGCGCGTCAGTCTGTGCAGATCCTGAAGAGCGAAGAGGGACGAACGCTGCGCAGGAAACACCAGCGCAACGTCACACTGCTGCGCCAGATGCTGATGGACAGCGGCCTGCCCGTCATACACTGCCCCAGCCACATCATCCCCGTGCGG GTTGCGGATGCGGAGAAGAACACGGAGGTGTGTGACATCATGATGAGCCGCTACAACATCTACGTTCAGGCCATCAACTACCCGACGGTGGCGCGAGGAGAAGAGCTGCTGCGCATCGCCCCGACACCACACCACACACCCCAGATGATGAAATACTTTGTGG acaaGCTGACGCAGACGTGGACAGAGGTGGGTCTGCCGCTGAAGCCTCACTCCTCCGCCGAGTGTAACTTCTGCCGTCAGCCGCTGCACTTCGAGATCATGAGCGAGAGGGAGAAATCCTACTTCAGCGGCCTCAGCCAGCCCATATCGGCCTGcggataa
- the alas1 gene encoding 5-aminolevulinate synthase, non-specific, mitochondrial isoform X1: MADDYTESLSFKRNVSVWCSNDYLGMSRHPRVVQTIMDTLGKHGSGAGGTRNISGTSKFHVDLEHELADLHGKDAALLFTSCFVANDSTLFTLAKMMPGCEIYSDAGNHASMIQGIRNSGAKKFIFRHNDAKHLRELLEKSDPSTPKIVAFETVHSMDGAVCPLEQLCDVAHEFGAVTFVDEVHAVGLYGPRGGGIGDRDSVMHKMDIISGTLGKAFGCVGGYIASTHALVDTVRSYAAGFIFTTSLPPMLLSGARQSVQILKSEEGRTLRRKHQRNVTLLRQMLMDSGLPVIHCPSHIIPVRVADAEKNTEVCDIMMSRYNIYVQAINYPTVARGEELLRIAPTPHHTPQMMKYFVDKLTQTWTEVGLPLKPHSSAECNFCRQPLHFEIMSEREKSYFSGLSQPISACG; the protein is encoded by the exons ATGGCGGACGACTACACCGAGTCTTTATCCTTCAAGAGGAACGTGTCTGTGTGGTGCAGTAATGACTATCTGGGCATGAGCCGCCACCCGCGCGTCGTCCAGACCATCAT GGACACTTTAGGAAAGCATGGCTCTGGAGCCGGAGGGACCAGGAATATTTCGGGCACCAGTAAGTTTCATGTGGATCTGGAGCACGAGCTGGCGGATCTCCACGGGAAAGACGCCGCTCTGCTCTTCACCTCCTGCTTTGTGGCTAATGACTCTACGCTCTTCACCCTCGCCAAGATGATGCCGG GTTGTGAGATCTATTCAGACGCAGGCAATCACGCCTCAATGATTCAGGGCATCAGGAACAGCGGCGCCAAGAAGTTTATCTTCCGTCACAACGACGCCAAACATCTACGAGAGCTTCTGGAGAAATCCGATCCGTCCACTCCCAAGATTGTGGCCTTTGAGACGGTGCACTCCATGGACG gcgCAGTGTGTCCACTGGAGCAGCTGTGTGATGTGGCTCATGAGTTCGGCGCGGTCACCTTCGTGGATGAGGTGCATGCGGTGGGTCTGTACGGGCCCCGCGGTGGCGGCATCGGCGATCGGGACTCGGTCATGCACAAGATGGACATCATCTCGGGCACTCTGG gcAAGGCGTTCGGCTGTGTGGGCGGGTACATCGCCAGCACACACGCGCTGGTGGACACGGTGCGCTCGTACGCGGCCGGCTTCATCTTCACCACGTCTCTGCCGCCGATGCTGCTGTCGGGCGCGCGTCAGTCTGTGCAGATCCTGAAGAGCGAAGAGGGACGAACGCTGCGCAGGAAACACCAGCGCAACGTCACACTGCTGCGCCAGATGCTGATGGACAGCGGCCTGCCCGTCATACACTGCCCCAGCCACATCATCCCCGTGCGG GTTGCGGATGCGGAGAAGAACACGGAGGTGTGTGACATCATGATGAGCCGCTACAACATCTACGTTCAGGCCATCAACTACCCGACGGTGGCGCGAGGAGAAGAGCTGCTGCGCATCGCCCCGACACCACACCACACACCCCAGATGATGAAATACTTTGTGG acaaGCTGACGCAGACGTGGACAGAGGTGGGTCTGCCGCTGAAGCCTCACTCCTCCGCCGAGTGTAACTTCTGCCGTCAGCCGCTGCACTTCGAGATCATGAGCGAGAGGGAGAAATCCTACTTCAGCGGCCTCAGCCAGCCCATATCGGCCTGcggataa